In a genomic window of Nyctibius grandis isolate bNycGra1 chromosome 4, bNycGra1.pri, whole genome shotgun sequence:
- the PCNX4 gene encoding pecanex-like protein 4, translated as MGPDVPLLNDYKQEFFLKRFPQTVLGGPRFKLGYCAPPYIYVNQIILFLTPWVLGGVGTVLYQLGVMKDYYTAALSGGLMFVTALILQMTNLYAKQKTVTVERMQSQNTLTDEDEFEFSSCVGSETVKFIIPGKKYIINTVFHSLLAGVLCGLGTWYLLPNRITLLYSNIGGTVMIFVFGWVTICIGEYSLIINTATETATFQALDTYEITALMRPFYIVVFIAVDLAHRFAVNTPLLEQTNQILHIIFLFLPFLWAMGILPPLDALFLWGMEQLLEFGLGGSPMSSNTKLLVMFLISAGTAIASYFIPSTLGVILFMTGFGFILSLNLSEIGFAFKHTMISHLASSKSKNMHKGFRIQFGWREFIFYLTVLTFALIEASLLHQFAGFSSFSRASPQAIASYILIILLIIMWILREIQRVYLFGVFRNPFYPKDVRTVTVFMEKQRRLMKVGVVRRILLTLVSPFAMIAFLSLDRSLQNLHSVSVCVGFTRIFRMVWQNTENALLDIVVVSIAQMLVFNPDLWWNRSLDTGIRLLLVGILRDRLLQFVSKLQFAIAILLTSWTEKKQRRKSTATLITLNVVFFPILLTFVAISALLSSPLLPLFTLPVFLIGFPRPIRSWPGPVGAAACVCSDTVYYQQMVPSLAVALQSALAAGSLGLSLPGSHYLCRFQDRLMWILVLEKGFTYCGVNIKGLELQETSCHAAEAHRVDEIFGMAFEHEEHTKILSPNHHFGHILTPCTVLPVRLYSDAQNVLSGIIDSHENLKHLKDDFIKVLVWMLVQYCYKKSKTWESPGNADKNKKGSFPENHHSGAAERSRPLREEDSFSVDTIEDWTDDSDIFDLEPSGRMKDRKEPGQLGTTPKVHLSIPGSVETQSQDVPQEMSPEDKLYRAVVLGLPAVDKGKQQEVLPQFEFSCSYSELLSIPEEWRTAPMPSSKINEMRQRFPEEWYRFILSQLDFFHLKEKPSDLLENLMKDKALKDLYVHGVLSCCFGLFGLDNTVPAPSHVFRAYTGGIPWSAGLDWLTSKPELFQLALKAFRYTFKLMVDKASLGPVENFQELVNCLEEYENDWYIGLVSDPEWQQAVLQEKPYLFSLGHDPNMGIYTGRVLTLQELLVQVGKLNDEAVRGQWANLSWELLYATNDDEERYSIQAHPVLLRNLTVQAADPPLGYPIYSSELLHLPLF; from the exons ATGGGTCCAGATGTACCTCTGCTGAATGATTACAAACAGGAGTTCTTCTTGAAACGTTTTCCACAGACTGTGCTGGGAGGTCCCAGGTTTAAATTAGGCTATTGTGCCCCTCCTTACATATATGTGAATCAGATTATTCTTTTCTTGACGCCATGGGTTTTGGGAGGTGTAGGAACAGTTTTGTACCAGTTAGGCGTTATGAAAGACTACTACACTGCAGCACTTTCAGGAGGACTGATGTTTGTTACTGCACTTATTCTTCAGATGACAAATCTatatgcaaaacagaaaacagtgacaGTAGAAAGAATGCAAAGTCAGAATACCCTAACAGATGAAGATGAGTTTGAATTTTCCAGCTGTGTAGGTTCAGAGACAGTAAAATTTATTATTCCTGGCAAGAAGTATATAATCAACACTGTATTTCATTCCCTTCTGGCAGGGGTATTGTGTGGGTTGGGAACTTGGTATTTGCTGCCAAACAGAATAACCTTGCTGTATAGCAACATTGGAGGAACTGTTATGATCTTTGTATTTGGATGGGTGACTATATGTATAGGAGAGTATTCGTTAATCATAAATACAGCTACCGAAACAGCTACTTTCCAAGCACTGGATACTTATGAAATCACTGCTCTGATGAGACCTTTCTACATTGTTGTCTTTATTGCAGTGGATCTTGCACACAG GTTTGCTGTCAACACACCCCTTCTAGAACAGACAAACCAGATTTTGcacatcatttttctttttctgccattCTTATGGGCAATGGGAATTCTGCCCCCACTTGACGCACTTTTTCTATGGGGAATGGAACAACTGTTGGAGTTTGGACTGGGAGGTTCACCCATGTCAAGTAACACAAA GTTATTAGTAATGTTTCTCATTTCTGCTGGAACAGCAATAGCATCGTATTTCATTCCCAGCACTCTTGGTGTGATCCTCTTCATGACTGGATTTGGGTTCATACTGAGTCTTAACCTAAGCGAGATTGGTTTTGCCTTCAAACACACCATGATCAGCCATTTAGCCTCCAGCAAATCTAAAAATATGCACAAAGGTTTTAGAATACAATTTGGGTGgagggaatttattttttatttgactgtGTTGACATTTGCTCTCATAGAAGCTAGCCTGCTGCATCAATTTGCAGGCTTTTCATCATTTTCCAGAGCCAGTCCTCAGGCTATAGCGAGTTACATCCTGATCATATTACTTATAATTATGTGGATTCTTAGAGAGATTCAGAGAGTGTACTTGTTTGGAGTCTTCCGAAACCCCTTTTATCCAAAGGATGTCAGGACTGTGACTGTGTTCATGGAGAAGCAAAGAAGGCTAATGAAAGTTGGTGTTGTCAGGAGGATTTTACTAACACTAG TGTCTCCGTTTGCTATGATAGCATTCCTGTCGCTAGACCGTTCGCTACAAAATCTTCATTCTGTGTCTGTTTGCGTTGGATTCACAAGAATATTTAGGATG GTCTGGCAGAATACAGAAAATGCCCTACTGGACATAGTAGTTGTGTCAATAGCACAGATGTTGGTGTTTAATCCTGACCTCTGGTGGAACAGGAGCCTCGATACAGGAATCAGACTCTTGCTG GTTGGTATCCTACGGGATCGACTGCTTCAGTTTGTCTCAAAGTTGCAGTTTGCCATAGCTATTCTTTTGACATCGtggacagagaaaaaacaacGTCGTAAATCTACCGCCACCTTAATCACACTCAACGTCGTTTTCTTCCCGATCCTGCTGACCTTCGTCGCCATCTCCGcgctcctttcttctcccttgctGCCGCTCTTCACTCTACCAGTATTTTTGATCGGGTTTCCTAGGCCTATCCGAAGCTGGCCAGGACCCGTGGGTGCTGCAGCGTGTGTTTGCTCCGATACCGTGTACTACCAGCAGATGGTTCCCAGTCTGGCTGTTGCTCTGCAGTCTGCGCTAGCAGCCGGTAGCCTGG GTCTCTCTCTACCTGGATCACATTACTTGTGCCGTTTTCAGGACAGACTGATGTGGATATTGGTGCTAGAAAAAGGCTTCACTTACTGTGGTGTTAACATTAAG GGGCTAGAATTGCAGGAAACATCCTGTCATGCTGCTGAAGCTCACAGAGTTGATGAAATTTTTGGAATGGCTTTCGAACATGAGGAGCACACAAAGATTCTCTCTCCTAATCACCATTTTGGACACATTTTGACTCCGTGTACTGTTCTACCTGTGCGGCTGTATTCCGATGCCCAAAATGTGTTATCTGGAATAATTGACTCTCATGAGAATTTAAAGCATCTGAAAGATGATTTCATTAAAGTGCTTGTATGGATGCTAGTCCAGTATTGTtataaaaaatcaaaaacatgGGAAAGCCCCGGCAATGCTgacaagaacaaaaaaggaTCATTTCCAGAAAATCATCATAGCGGGGCAGCAGAAAGATCCAGGCCTCTGAGGGAAGAAGATAGCTTTAGTGTTGATACGATTGAGGACTGGACTGATGATAGTGACATTTTTGATCTTGAACCCAGTGGCagaatgaaagacagaaaagaaccTGGGCAGTTGGGAACTACACCAAAAGTCCATCTGTCTATTCCAGGATCTGTAGAAACACAGAGCCAAGATGTCCCACAAGAAATGTCACCAGAAGATAAATTATACAGGGCTGTTGTGCTTGGGCTTCCTGCTGTAGACAAAGGGAAACAGCAAGAAGTCTTACCTCAGTTTGAATTTAGTTGCTCTTACTCAGAGCTATTGAGTATCCCTGAAGAATGGAGAACAGCCCCGATGCCTTCTTCCAAAATCAATGAAATGCGGCAGAGGTTTCCAGAAGAATGGTACCGCTTCATTTTGAGTCAGCTGgacttttttcatttgaaagaaaagccttCCGATTTACTTGAAAACCTTATGAAAGATAAAGCCTTGAAAGACTTATACGTTCATGGAGTATTGTCATGTTGTTTCGGTCTGTTTGGACTGGATAACACCGTGCCTGCCCCCAGCCATGTGTTCAGAGCGTACACTGGTGGTATTCCATGGTCTGCTGGTTTGGACTGGCTAACCAGCAAACCAGAGCTATTCCAGCTTGCATTAAAAGCATtcag ATACACTTTTAAACTTATGGTTGACAAAGCAAGCCTGGGTCCGGTTGAGAATTTCCAAGAGCTGGTTAACTGTCTGGAGGAATATGAAAATGATTGGTACATTGGACTGGTATCAGATCCCGAGTGGCAGCAAgcagttcttcaggaaaagcCATACCTTTTTTCACTGGGGCATGACCCAAACAtg GGAATTTACACCGGGCGAGTCCTCACTCTTCAGGAATTGTTAGTACAAGTGGGAAAACTTAATGACGAAGCTGTCCGAGGTCAGTGGGCAAATCTGTCCTGGGAGCTGCTGTATGCTACAAATGACGATGAAGAACGCTACAGCATCCAGGCACACCCCGTTCTTCTGCGAAACCTTACTGTGCAAGCTGCGGACCCGCCTCTTGGCTACCCCATTTATTCATCTGAACTTCTGCATCTGCCTCTGTTCTAG